The genomic DNA aaatatttataaataatgcaAACAAAGAACTTGACTAGTGTATATCTGTAGAACGACTGAtgaataatgaaaagaaaaagaaaaaaaactcgatAAAGTTCCATATAGCTAAGTGAGTTTGTTTAGTGGTTTTCGTAACTCGTAAGTAGCACGTACAGAGTCCGACACAACCCAAAACCAGCACTCTAAGCAGTCCATAAAACAACTATGAAGTTAAGTTTGTTGAGATAACCCCACATCAACTCCTTTCATGAGACACGAATGATAACTGACTTTTAATAAGTTGTGACACGAATTTTTCCAAACTTACccaacttttattattataaattaatcatgCATTTATATCACTCATAGCTAGCAATGTAACAAGTCACAATgcaagagagagagcaaaaatttcttaaatccTAACCAGAACATCATCATGAGataaagcttttgtttttgctttttaaccAAGTCTGCGATTCCAACAACCATCCGATGTCGTCCCTACGCTGTTTCGTTCATTCTCTTCTGTGTCCTTAGAGATAACCTCTTGATTATCTCCGTTACCTTCTTGGCCATCATTGATCTGAATTATTGCTTCGGTTGTTGATGACTGGGACTCTGGTTGAGCAGAAGCTCCTCCTCCATTAGAGTTTTCCATGGAAGAGACAACCTCTGGGCCTTGAGGGGACGGCTTCTGGATAAGAGAGAGACGACAAAGAGGGCAAGTTGTATGTGATGTGAGCCATACATCAATACATTCCATGTGAAAAGTGTGCCCACATGATGGCATTTGTTGGAGCTTCTCATTTGCTTGGTAGTCCCCAAGACACACTGAACATCTGTTTTCAAGTCAAAGTCAATCAAACCAGGTGATTTTTAATCATACTTTCTTATGTTTTGGCTCTtcagcaaagaaagaaaacaaacaaatacaaaagcAGCTACACATGTTATGAGGCCAATAATTATCTAAGAATAAAAGATTCTTTCAAATCACACAAGCACATTCTCCAGAGAAGTTATACAAACCACAACTTATATGACTTTTATAAATCACTTAATCATGAGAAACCCAAAATTGCACCAATTGTAACGGTTTCAATGCAAACTTATACACAAGAAACATTATCCACTTACCAATCACATCAAACATTAattggaaaaatcaaaattattacgCAAAGCAAAATtgtcatttctctttcttatttccATCTCTCACTTAATTAGGTTTTAAGTCATACTCACGCAACATTATTTTAAGCTTTTCAATCACCAAAAAGTTACATTTATGAGATATAAGCCTTAAAAAAGATCTGAATCAAGAAAATACGACACTCACTGTGAATCTTTGACAGAGAAGCTCTCCTTGTAGATAACAATGGGAAGCATCTCTCTCACATCTTTGCTCAGTCCTGATTCAGCCTGCAGTTCACatatatttgaaacaacaaacaaatcaatacaGAACCAAACCCCATCAAAATGATTCAAGAACCACAAAATCTTTCAGAGTCATACAGTTGAGAGATTGTTGTTGGGGGGAACGAGGGCACCACCACGCATTCCAAGAGAAGACCAATCCACATTGGCGGCGCTGTTACGACGGAGGTAAACGATGTAAAGCACGAAGAGGACGATGACTGTGAAACAAATGGGAATAGAGAAGATAAAAGCTTGGTACGCTTTCATTTTCTCAGTTCCGTTCGAGTTCGATGGTATGTAAGTTCCTTGAattgggtttgggtttgggtcGCTGTATGACATCGCCAACACTGTTTTGTTCCACAcaccaagacaaaaaaaaaaaaggacaagaCTTATTTCACTTTCTGTCTTTGGGTTTGGTTCATTTCTGAGGGGGAATCAATGGTGGTGAtaagatgagaaagagagaggtgGGGAGAAGTATTCAGGTGTTGTTATTTGTAAAAGACAACTATATGTGTTgcctatttatttattttgagagAACATGTcacaacaaaatataattataatatttatctagTAAAATTACATATTAGGATAGGTACAAAATATGAGATATATGTCCATAAACGTATTAGGAAATATATtcttaaatttgaataattaaaaGTGGTGATTAATGTTGATTTTTTCTAGAGAAACAAGTTTAACATGTGTAGAAATATTGAAACCGTTTTAGGTTGTTGAAAATTTGAGTCATACTCATATttaagtagattttttttttttttttttaattcaccaATTACAACTCACACGAGTATTGGACTCTGCTGAAGAACAATTGACACATGTTcggttgtttttgttttaagctTTTTGAAAactagtaatattttattttctttgactaTATATGATGCTAATTATTTTCTTTGCtaattaaaggttttttttgatgatttagcTGGAAATAGCTAAGATATTtgtaaagaaataataattttatagaaacttccctttttcttaaaatagaaaaataatactttGTCTATTTTTGTCTTCCAAATAAAATATcagataattatatatttttaaaaatttcaaacaatttaaaattttcaaacaattttttatttctagtCTTTGCTTTCAAAAACATGTGTTATATAAGCTTTAAACCTGAGTGATAAATCGATGTTActaatataaatacatatttaGACTTTATGTTCTCTTGGTAATTCTAACATActaattttattacatttaaaaataaatattttattagatatCAAATGGTTAATGGTGCtacaatatatacaatatacatatcaaattttatcatttaagaTAAGAATTGacaaaattcaatataaaaaagctcaaacaaaaaaaaatcaaaaaaaaaaaaaacttccggATTAGTTTTAGGTTACTGATCGATGCTCCAAGTTTTTCTTGTCGTGACTTACTTATATAAATAGTAATACAAACATCTCAAATATAATATCTAGACGTGAATTTCTACATAAATAACGAGAAATAATTACGCTATTAGCTGCAAAAATGCATGATATATTTCACCACTTCCAACGTTATGCTAATCTGGATATTCGagttcatttaaaaataaaatcacttATTAGTTTTAGTTATTTAACGTTGTTCCAAATTTGTTATTATCGTAActtactttatataaataataatttatccaTCTCAAATATAACGTTTGGACGTGACTTTTCGAGTagatttccaaaaataattgCATTACTAGTTGTTAAAAATGCATCATTActtgttaaatattttaacattttccaACGAACACGTGTTTCATATAACCCAAATCTATTTTATGCTAATTTGGCATATATCCAAGTCCcgttaaaaatgaaaacatttatTAGTTTTAGGTTAGTGATCggtgttttaattttcttcttatcatgactcattttatagaaataataatttatgacgTTAAAACTCGAGAAATAATTACGCTATTAATTGCAAAGTTTACATcattaattgataaattatTTTACCATTTCCAACAAACACGTGGTTTATATAACTCAAATCTCTTATTATGCTAATGTGGTTAATCCATGCccatttaaaaatgaaaaattattagttttaggTTAGTGATTGATTCCAAATTTTTTCTTGTCGTGACttagtttatataaataataattcaaacatCTCAAATATATTGTCTGAGCGTGAATATCGGCGTAAATCCCGAAATAAGTAATTTTtcgttatttaaatttttactagttaaatattttactattcCCAATGAACACATGCTTTAGATAACCTAAATCCATTGTTATGCTAATTTGGCATATATCCAAGTCCAGTTTAAAATGAAAACACTTATTAGTTTTAGGTTAGTGATCGATGCTTCAAAAATTTTTTTATCGTGACTCattttgtataaataataattaaaatatataaaatgtaacGTCTGAGTGTGAGTTTCAGAGTAAATCTTGAAAAACAATTACACTATTAACTGCAAAATTTTCATCAGtgattgataattattttaccATTTCCAACAAACATGTGCTTTATATAACTCAAATCCATTGTTATGCTAATTTAGCATATCCATGCccattttaaaatgaaaaattattagttttaggTTAGCGATTGATTCCAAATTTTTTCTTGTCgtgaattaatttatataaataataatttaaacatctCAAATATAAAGTCCGAGCGCGTATTTCGGCGTAAATCCTGAAATAAGTAATTTTTCGTCATTTGAATTATTACTTGTTAAATATTTTACCATTTTCAACTAACACATGCTTTATATAATTCAAATCCATTGTTATGCTCATTTGGCATATATCCAAGTCCAGTTTAAAATGAAAACACTTATTAGTTTTAGGTTAGTGATCGATGCTTCAAAATTTTTCTTATCGCGACTCattttatataactaataaTTTGAATATCTAAATTATAACGTCCGAGTGTGAGGTTCAAAGTAAATTTCGTTAAATAATTACGCTATTAACTGCAAAATTTGCTTCattaattgataattattttatcatttcCAACTACAAGTGCTTGATATAACTCAAATCCATTGTTATGCAATTTGGCATATACATGcctattttaaaatgaaaaattattagttttaagTTAGTGACCCATATTTTGTTGCGActcattttatataaataataatttaaatatctaaaatataacgTCCGAGTGTAACTTTCAGAGTAAATCTCCAGAAATAATTATGCTATTAGCTGCAAAATCTGCATCattatttgataattattttaccATTTCCAACAAACAAGTGCTTTATATAACTCGAATCCATTGTTATGCTAATTTGACATATCCATAcccattttaaaataaaaagttattagTTTTAGGTTAGTGATTGATTCTAAATTATTTCTCGTCATgacttaatttatataaataataattcaaacatCTCAAATATAACGGCGTGCATAAAATTTGGCGTGAATCCCGAAATAGTTAATTTCTGTTATTTGAATTATTACTTGTTAATATTTAACCATTTCGAACGAACATGTGCTATACATAATCCAAATCTATGTTATACTAATTTGGAATATCCAGGTGACTTTGCATGCTAGCTACTTTTGTAAAACCATTAACTTTGTTAGTTTTGCGAGGGTTGTTGACTATGATATAGTCTTGTACAAGCTTGTTGATGTGTGTAGCATAGCATGATGCGTAAATGAgtgaatgaaacaaaaaaaatggtaccTAATTAACGTTTACTCTCTTTCTAATCTCTGAaaacaaccatatatataatttattagatgtatataaatatacaagaCCACAATAATTCATAAAGGCTGATGTGAGCCAGACTAGGATGAACCGCATTGCATTTGGTGTTTACTGTTTAGTATGATAATGCCACCAACATCTCAAGAAAAGCCATACGTAGAACTCATCCGAAGTTATAATACTTTAATGACAATATGATTCattctataaacaaaaaatatagagaatattCAGATATGGATGATGAACACATCAGCTTTGATCACTCCCACGGACGCGGAGATTCGCAGATTTGCCTTCTCGCTCTGCTTTTTAGTTTTGTCAACGCTTCCCTGTACCTTGTTGGTACGAACGAAGAGACACTTTATTTCAGATTCTCTTTTTGACATCGTCATTGTCAACTTCTAAAGTCAATggttttttgttataagttaaGTTCTCTCTCCAAATTGATAATAATATATCCAAGAGACCAAGATAGAAAACGTTCTCTAGAGGATCATATTAACCTCAAAGTTAGATACTTTTTTTTCCCATCACAATAATGAGGCcaattgcagagaaactcaaagtggcatttcgttttttttttttttcattttaaatttggTTTGGATTCGGTTAGAATTGATAttagtttggttcggtttcaaTTTGAGAATACTAAACCAACTTCATTGTTACTTATTTAGTAGTTGATATAAACCAATCTTTCAGATATCAATTTAGGATAAATTGGACAAGAAATGAATCGTCCACACTCATTCCTAAATTCTTTAGTTTAGCCGCAAGGTTGGTCATTTCAATGCAATGTTCATGCATAGACCTTGTCCCATCATACTTAATGGTTGTAAGATCTGCCATAAGTTTCCCTGCAAGGGATTTGTCTGCAGTCTTAAACCGTTCTTCTATAGCTGCTAGATAATCTATAGCTTTATCTGCATCTGGAAGGGAAGTTTTGATATTGCTAGCTAtggtcatttttaaaaacatcatgCTTAATCTGTTCGCTTTCTCCCAAGCTTTATGGAGAGCCTTTTCTTCCTCAGTACTAATTATAGTTAAGGGATCTGGCTCTTCTTCACGAAGTGCCAAATCCATATCTAGTACTCCTAATGTGAACTCAACTTTCTCTTTCCATTCTGAGAAGTTGGTTCCAGTGAGGATCGGAACAGTAGAGACCATAGATGGCAAATTAGCAGGAAATGATGCTGCGATTTAGAGATATAACAAGCTTTAATTGAGgttcaaaatttaaacaacacattaacaaaaattattgaatgCATATGACTTCAAATTATAATGCTCCTGTGGGTAGTCATTATAATATATCCTAATGTCATAGCTTTCagaaaatttttctttaatgatGTATCAGATTAATTAAGCTATCTGTGGATATACTTAATTAACTCATGTACAAACattctaataaattattgatcatgttttatGTCAATAGCCTACCTGTGGGTAGCTAATTAATAcataaacatatcaaaatttaaatattttggttttctatgtGCATATCATTATATGATAAAAACCATTATGGTTATATCAATTTCTTAATTATGCACATTAAGATAAACCAATcttttatacttatatatatatatatatatattaatttaaacatatattgtaACTTGAAACTTAAATCATACAAAATTCAAGTGTACAAACATCATAACTTAAAGCCTTAATTTTCAGTTCATTAAACCATAAATCTATTATTCTTAATGGATTAATTAGATGTTCATAAccataagctctgataccacatgttAAACATACTTTTAACATGAACCCCAAGATcttaaacatctatattaatcaCATAATAGAATCATAAAGAGGGTTAAAGTAATACCTCCACTCATTGTAGAAATGATGCTTCcttgaatggtttcttcttcttcaatggcttgaaggcttgaaaagaaactcttagatgatctttaggtggaagataaggtttctctcccctttcctataaactcttttctttatgtgttgttttttttcttgtgatgaTTTGTGATGGAGCAAACCATCTATTTATAGGTGGGAAGAGGACCTTACTCCTCATTAGGGTTTTGTCTCATGATTTAATCTCAACCATCCATCATAGTAGAGATGAAGACAATGGTGACATGTGTGATAACAAGTGTCTAGTATTGCTTCAAACACAACATGCAACTTCACACTTGTCCTCTTATAAGCTTTAGCATGACATGTAGCTTAATACTTGTCCTTATAAGCATAAGCTTTACATGTAGCTTAACACATGTCCTTTTGGTTcccaaatgattaaaatataacaaacccaaTTAAATAACCTACTAACTATAAGACCACATACATAGGTAAgacataattattttcttattattttcttacaaattcATGTTAAATCGAGTAAAGAACAATGAAACATCAAATAAATCTTGGTTTGACCAAATTATCTGTTACAGAGGTTTTTTATATTCTCATAGTATGGAACTGAAAATATAATTGGAACAAATCTTATGAAATGAGACTAATCATTAGTTCAATGATTAAACTTAATTTAGTAAAAGTAAAAAGgtacaaaacaaaagagcatAAACGAATAGATAATTAAGTTtgacaaacccaaaaaaaaaaaacgcaaaaaaTAACAATGCTCATTGCTTTCACCTACTCCAAGGATATCTACGTCTTGGCTTATTCCCTTCTCTGTCTGAGTTATCTGAATCTGTGCCTGAACTATCTGTATCCCCAAACGGAGCAGGGAATGACTTGAGCAGTTCTAAATCGTTAACATTAGGATCCTCAACGTGGTTTACAAAGGTGCGGACGCTACAAGGTTTCTTAAACCCTTCACCAAAACCTTGGATTTCAACACATCCGAGAGTGTTCCTCTCGGGATTGAAGTAGAAGACATAAAAGGGTTGTCCACATGTATACTTGCGCATCGAAAACACTATTTCATCCGAAGCGGTCGATCCAGCGAAGGAAACTTGGTGACGGAAGAATTTATCATCGGTCCAAGTGTAGGCATGTTTCGACCATTCCTGTTTCTCTACATCCTCAAGAACCCACAAACGCAACTCATTAATTAGTGACACCAACGTCGACCTCACCCTCCCAATAAGTGTACACATCATCCGCGAAATCAAGAATCTCATGAATGTCGACATCATCCTCCCAATAAATCATAGCTAATTTGCCCTTGTAGTTTATCAACCGACAAATCCTTTCTACGAAAATAAAGGTGAATCTTTCAGACCGAACATCAAGACAAACTATCACGTAATCAGTCGGAACATTATGAGACTTGTTC from Camelina sativa cultivar DH55 chromosome 2, Cs, whole genome shotgun sequence includes the following:
- the LOC104721208 gene encoding RING-H2 finger protein ATL7-like, which produces MSYSDPNPNPIQGTYIPSNSNGTEKMKAYQAFIFSIPICFTVIVLFVLYIVYLRRNSAANVDWSSLGMRGGALVPPNNNLSTAESGLSKDVREMLPIVIYKESFSVKDSQCSVCLGDYQANEKLQQMPSCGHTFHMECIDVWLTSHTTCPLCRLSLIQKPSPQGPEVVSSMENSNGGGASAQPESQSSTTEAIIQINDGQEGNGDNQEVISKDTEENERNSVGTTSDGCWNRRLG
- the LOC104721230 gene encoding uncharacterized protein LOC104721230; protein product: MSGASFPANLPSMVSTVPILTGTNFSEWKEKVEFTLGVLDMDLALREEEPDPLTIISTEEEKALHKAWEKANRLSMMFLKMTIASNIKTSLPDADKAIDYLAAIEERFKTADKSLAGKLMADLTTIKYDGTRSMHEHCIEMTNLAAKLKNLGMSVDDSFLVQFILN